In Streptomyces venezuelae, the sequence CCGGTGTTCGTCACCGAGTCGATGGTCGGCCACAAGCTCGGCGAGTTCTCGCCGACTCGCACCTTCCGCGGCCACGTCAAGGACGACCGGAAGTCGAAGCGCCGCTAAAGGCGGGGTGGTTACGACTATGACTTACACCGAAGGGACAACCATGGAAGCCAGGGCCCAGGCGCGGTACATCCGCGTCACGCCCATGAAGGCCCGCCGCGTGGTGGACCTTATCCGTGGCATGGATGCCACGGAGGCTCAGGCGGTCCTGCGTTTCGCCCCGCAGGCCGCGAGCGTGCCGGTTGGCAAGGTGCTGGACAGCGCCATCGCCAACGCCGCACACAACTACAACCACCCGGACGCCTCCACGCTGGTCATCAGCGAGGCGTACGTGGACGAGGGCCCGACCCTGAAGCGGTTCCGTCCGCGTGCCCAGGGCCGTGCCTACCGGATCCGCAAGCGGACCAGCCACATCACCGTGGTCGTCAGCAGCAAGGAAGGTTCCCGGTAATGGGCCAGAAGGTAAACCCGCACGGGTTCCGACTCGGCATCACCACCGACTTCAAGTCGCGTTGGTACGCCGACAAGCTGTACAAGGACTACGTCAAGGAAGACGTCGCCATCCGTCGGATGATGACGTCCGGCATGGAGCGCGCCGGCATCTCGAAGGTTGAGATCGAGCGCACCCGTGACCGCGTGCGTGTGGACATCCACACCGCCCGTCCTGGCATCGTCATCGGCCGCCGCGGCGCCGAGGCGGACCGCATCCGCGGTGACCTGGAGAAGCTGACCGGCAAGCAGGTCCAGCTGAACATCCTCGAGGTCAAGAACCCGGAGCTCGACGCTCAGCTGGTGGCCCAGGCCGTCGCCGAGCAGCTCTCCTCCCGCGTCTCCTTCCGTCGCGCCATGCGTAAGAGCATGCAGGGCACGATGAAGGCCGGCGCCAAGGGCATCAAGATCCAGTGTGGCGGCCGTCTCGGCGGCGCCGAGATGTCCCGCTCCGAGTTCTACCGCGAGGGTCGTGTGCCGCTGCACACGCTGCGCGCGAACGTGGACTACGGCTTCTTCGAGGCCAAGACCACCTTCGGCCGTATCGGTGTGAAGGTCTGGATCTACAAGGGCGACGTCAAGAACATCGCCGAGGTTCGCGCCGAGAACGCTGCGGCCCGTGCGGGTAACCGCCCGGCCCGTGGCGCGCAGGGCGCTGGCGACCGTCCCGCCGGCCGTGGTGGCCGTGGTGGCGAGCGCGGCGGCCGTGGTGGCCGCAAGCCGCAGCAGGCTGCTGGTGCCGAGGCCCCCAAGGCCGACGCTCCCGCCGCCGCTCCGGCCGAGAGCACCGGAACGGAGGCCTGACCGTCATGCTGATCCCTCGTAGGGTCAAGCACCGCAAGCAGCACCACCCGAAGCGCAGCGGTATGGCCAAGGGCGGTACTGAGGTCTCGTTCGGCGAGTACGGCATCCAGGCGCTTACCCCCGCCTACGTGACGAACCGCCAGATCGAGTCCGCTCGTATCGCCATGACCCGCCACATCAAGCGTGGCGGCAAGGTCTGGATCAACATCTACCCGGACCGCCCGCTCACGAAGAAGCCGGCCGAGACCCGCATGGGTTCCGGTAAGGGTTCGCCGGAGTGGTGGATCGCGAACGTGCACCCGGGTCGGGTCATGTTCGAGCTGTCCTACCCGAACGAGAAGATTGCGCGTGAGGCCCTCACTCGTGCGGCTCACAAGCTGCCGATGAAGTGCCGGATCGTCAAGCGCGAGGCAGGTGAGTCGTGATGGCGGCCGGTACCAAGGCGTCCGAGCTGCGCGAGCTCGGCAACGAAGAGCTCGTTGGCAAGCTGCGCGAGGCCAAGGAGGAGCTGTTCAAGCTCCGCTTCCAGGCGGCCACGGGTCAGCTGGAGAACAACGGCCGGCTCAAGTCCGTCCGTAAGGACATCGCTCGCATCTACACCCTGATGCACGAGCGTGAGCTCGGTATCGAGACGGTGGAGAGCGCCTGATGAGCGAGAACAACGTGACTGAGAAGACCGAGCGCGGTTTCCGCAAGACCCGTGAGGGTCTGGTCGTCAGCGACAAGATGGACAAGACCGTCGTCGTCGCCGTCGAGGACCGCGTCAAGCACGCCCTGTACGGCAAGGTCATCCGCCGTACGAACAAGCTCAAGGCTCACGACGAGCAGAACGCTGCCGGTGTCGGCGACCGCGTCCTCATCATGGAGACGCGTCCGCTGTCGGCGAGCAAGCGCTGGCGCATCGTCGAGATCCTCGAGAAGGCCAAGTAATTCGTCCGGGGGGTTTCCCCCGGATTCGTTCCGCCAGGCTCGGTGGGGGCTGCGCTCTCCGGAGTGAAGCCCCCGCCGGGAACCGGCAGACAAACAGGAGATACACGTGATCCAGCAGGAGTCGCGACTGCGTATCGCCGACAACACTGGTGCGAAGGAGATCCTTTGCATCCGTGTTCTCGGTGGTTCCGGTCGCCGCTACGCGGGCATCGGTGACGTCATCGTCGCCACCGTCAAGGACGCGATCCCCGGTGGCAACGTGAAGAAGGGTGACGTCGTCAAGGCGGTCATCGTTCGCACCGTCAAGGAGCGTCGCCGCCAGGACGGCTCGTACATCCGCTTCGACGAGAACGCCGCCGTCATTCTGAAGAACGACGGCGACCCTCGCGGCACCCGTATCTTCGGCCCGGTGGGCCGTGAGCTGCGCGAGAAGAAGTTCATGAAGATCATCTCGCTCGCGCCGGAGGTGCTGTAAGCATGAAGATCAAGAAGGGCGACCTGGTTCAGGTCATCACCGGTAAGGACAAGGGCAAGCAGGGCAAGGTCATCGTCGCCTTCCCCGCCGAGAACCGCGTCCTGGTCGAGGGTGTCAACCGGGTCAAGAAGCACACCAAGGCTGCGCAGAACCAGGCCGGTGGCATTGTGATCACCGAGGCCCCGGTCCACGTCAGCAACGTTCAGCTGGTTGTGGAGAAGGACGGCAAGAAGGTCGTCACCCGCGTCGGCTACCGCTTCGACGACGAGGGCAACAAGATCCGCGTTGCCAAGCGGACGGGTGAGGACATCTGATGGCTACCACTCCGCGTCTCAAGACGAAGTACCGCGAGGACATCGCGGGCAAGCTGCGTGAGGAGTTCTCCTACGAGAACGTCATGCAGATCCCCGGCCTCGTGAAGATCGTGGTCAACATGGGTGTGGGCGACGCCGCCCGCGACTCCAAGCTGATCGACGGCGCCATCAAGGACCTGACGACGATCACCGGTCAGAAGCCGGCCGTCACGAAGGCCCGCAAGTCCATCGCGCAGTTCAAGCTGCGCGAGGGTCAGCCGATCGGCTGCCACGTCACCCTCCGTGGTGACCGTATGTGGGAGTTCCTGGACCGTACGCTGTCGCTCGCGCTGCCGCGTATCCGTGACTTCCGTGGTCTGTCGCCGAAGCAGTTCGACGGCCGCGGTAACTACACCTTCGGTCTCACGGAGCAGGTCATGTTCCACGAGATCGACCAGGACAAGATCGACCGTACCCGGGGTATGGACATCACCGTGGTCACCACGGCGACCAACGACGCTGAGGGCCGCGCGCTCCTTCGTCACCTCGGCTTCCCCTTCAAGGAGGCGTAAGCGAGATGGCGAAGAAGGCTCTCATCGCGAAGGCTGCCCGCAAGCCCAAGTTCGGTGTGCGTGCGTACACCCGCTGCCAGCGCTGCGGTCGTCCCCACTCCGTGTACCGCAAGTTCGGCCTGTGCCGCGTGTGCCTTCGTGAGATGGCTCACCGTGGCGAGCTGCCGGGCGTGACCAAGAGCTCCTGGTAATTCCCTTCCGTCCGTAAGGACTTGGGAAGTTCCAGAGACTCTCGGTAAGCATCTGGTCGGTGGGTGCCCAGCGCCGCATGCCGTAGGCTTGTGGGGTTGGGCGTCCGCCGCCCTATCGACTTACTACGCCGTAGGTCCCCGCACCGCACCCGTCCCGCCACTGAGTGGGGAGAGGGATGGCGCATACAGGAAACCCCGGCGAGAGAGGCCGAAGGCCACTTCATGACCATGACTGACCCGATCGCAGACATGCTGACCCGTCTGCGTAACGCTAACTCGGCGTACCACGACACCGTCGTGATGCCGCACAGCAAGATCAAGTCGCACATCGCAGAGATCCTCAAGCAGGAGGGTTTCATCACCGGCTGGAAGGTCGAGGACGCCGAGGTCGGCAAGAACCTCGTCCTCGAGCTGAAGTTCGGGCCGAACCGTGAGCGCTCCATCGCGGGCATCAAGCGGATCTCGAAGCCCGGTCTGCGCGTGTACGCGAAGTCCACCAACCTGCCGAAGGTGCTCGGCGGCCTGGGCGTGGCGATCATCTCCACGTCGCACGGTCTGCTCACCGGCCAGCAGGCAGGCAAGAAGGGCGTAGGTGGGGAAGTCCTCGCCTACGTCTGGTAGTCGGGAACGGAGGAAAAGCAATGTCGCGAATCGGCAAGCTCCCCATCCAGGTTCCCGCCGGTGTGGACGTCACCATCGATGGCAGCACGGTCTCGGTGAAGGGCCCCAAGGGTTCCCTGAGCCACACCGTTAAGGCTCCCATCGCCGTCGCCAAGGGCGAGGACGGCGTTCTGAACGTCACCCGTCCGAACGACGAGCGTCAGAACAAGGCCCTGCACGGCCTGTCCCGCACGCTGGTGGCGAACATGATCACCGGTGTGACCACGGGATACGTCAAGGCTCTCGAGATCAGCGGTGTCGGTTACCGTGTCCTGGCGAAGGGCTCCAACCTGGAGTTCCAGCTGGGTTACAGCCACCCGATCCTGGTGGAGGCGCCCGAGGGCATCTCCTTCAAGGTCGAGTCGCCGACCAAGTTCACGGTCGAGGGCATCGACAAGCAGAAGGTCGGCGAGGTCGCCGCCAACATCCGCAAGCTGCGGAAGCCCGACCCGTACAAGGCCAAGGGTGTCAAGTACGCCGGCGAGGTCATCCGCCGCAAGGTCGGAAAGGCTGGTAAGTAGCCATGGCATACGGTGTGAAGATCGCCAAGGGCGACGCGTACAAGCGCGCTGCCAAGGCTCGCCGCCACATCCGCATCCGCAAGAACGTCTCGGGTACGGCGGAGCGTCCGCGCCTCGTCGTGACGCGTTCGAACCGCAACATCGTTGCTCAGGTCATCGACGACCTCCAGGGCCACACCCTGGCGTCGGCGTCGACCCTGGACGCTTCGATCCGCGGTGGCGAAGGCGACAAGAGCTCGCAGGCCCAGGCTGTCGGCGCGCTCGTCGCCGAGCGTGCCAAGGCTGCGGGTGTCGAGACCGTCGTGTTCGACCGCGGTGGCAACCGATACGCCGGGCGCATTGCCGCTCTGGCTGACGCCGCCCGCGAAGCCGGGCTGAAGTTCTAAGCCCCGGTTCCGGGACTCACGGACGTAACAGAGAGAGGTAATCCAATGGCTGGACCCCAGCGCCGCGGAAGCGGTGCCGGTGGCGGCGAGCGGCGGGACCGGAAGGGTCGCGACGGTGGCCCTGCCGCCGAGAAGACCGCTTACGTTGAGCGCGTTGTCGCGATCAACCGCGTCGCCAAGGTTGTCAAGGGTGGTCGCCGCTTCAGCTTCACCGCGCTGGTCGTGGTGGGCGACGGTGACGGCACGGTAGGTGTCGGTTACGGCAAGGCCAAGGAAGTTCCCGCGGCCATCGCCAAGGGTGTCGAGGAAGCCAAGAAGAACTTCTTCAAGGTTCCGCGCATCCAGGGCACCATCCCTCACCCGATCCAGGGCGAGAAGGCTGCGGGCGTCGTCCTGCTGAAGCCTGCTTCCCCCGGTACCGGTGTTATCGCCGGTGGCCCGGTGCGCGCCGTTCTGGAGTGCGCCGGCGTTCACGACATCCTGTCGAAGTCCCTGGGCTCCGACAACGCGATCAACATCGTGCACGCGACCGTGGCGGCCCTCCAGGGCCTGCAGCGTCCCGAGGAGATCGCGGCTCGCCGTGGTCTGCCCCTCGAGGACGTCGCCCCCGCGGCTCTGCTTCGTGCACGTGCCGGGGCGGGTGCGTAATGGCTCGCCTCAAGATCACGCAGACGAAGTCGTACATCGGCAGCAAGCAGAACCACCGCGACACGCTGCGTTCGCTCGGGCTCAAGCGCCTGAACGACGTCGTCGTCAAGGAGGACCGCCCCGAGTTCCGCGGAATGGTTCACACCGTCCGCCACCTCGTGACGGTTGAGGAGGTTGACTAATCATGGCTGAGAACAGCCCGCTGAAGGCCCACAACCTCCGTCCCGCCCCCGGCGCCAAGACCGCGAAGACCCGTGTCGGTCGTGGTGAGGCGTCGAAGGGTAAGACGGCCGGTCGTGGTACGAAGGGCCAGAAGGCCCGTTACCAGATCCCGCAGCGCTTCGAGGGTGGGCAGATGCCCCTCCACATGCGCCTGCCGAAGCTCAAGGGCTTCAAGAACCCGTTCCGCACCGAGTTCCAGGTTGTCAACCTGGACAAGCTCGGCGCCCTCTACCCCGAGGGTGGAGAAGTCACGGTGGCCGACCTGGTCGCCAAGGGCGCGGTTCGCAAGAACAGCCTCGTCAAGGTCCTGGGCCAGGGCGAGATCTCCGTGGCGCTGCAGGTTTCGGTTGACGCCGTCTCCGCCTCCGCCAAGGAGAAGATTGCCGCTGCCGGCGGCACCGTCACCGAGCTCGTCTAAGACGATTTCAGTGGCTGAATAGCTCGAAACCCGACCGGGGATGCCTCACATATGGGGCATCCCCGGTCGGTCGTTCCACGGAAGGCACACTCGCCGGTAAGGTGGCGTGCACCTTTGCTTTGTCGTATTCGTCGATCCCTCAGACCGTCACCTCTGACGCAGTAGCGCGGGGGTCGCAGGAGGCACCGTGCTCACCGCGTTCGCCCGGGCGTTCAAGACGCCCGACCTGCGCAAGAAGCTGCTCTTCACGCTCGGCATCATCGTGCTGTTCCGGCTCGGGTCCCATGTTCCGGTACCCGGCGTGAGCTACAAGAACGTTCAGATCTGTGTCGAGCAGGCAGGCAGCAGCAATGGGCTGTTCGGCCTGGTCAACATGTTCAGCGGCGGCGCGCTGCTGCAGATCACGATCTTCGCGCTCGGCATCATGCCCTACATCACGGCGAGCATCATTCTGCAGCTGCTGACCGTGGTCATCCCGAAGCTGGAGACCCTCAAGAAAGAGGGCCAGTCCGGCACGGCGAAGATCACCCAGTACACGCGCTATCTGACGGTCGCGCTCGCGATCCTGCAGGGTACGGGCCTCGTCGCCACGGCCCGCACCGGTGCCCTGTTCCAGGGCTGCCAGGCCGCCAGCGAGATCGTTCCCGACCGCTCGATCTTCACGACGGTCGTCATGGTGGTCACCATGACCGCCGGTACCTGCGTCGTCATGTGGCTCGGTGAGCTCATCACCGACCGCGGCATCGGCAACGGCATGTCGATCCTCATGTTCATCTCGATCGCGGCCGGCTTCATCGGCGCCCTCTGGCAGATCAAGCTCCAGGGCAAGATCGCGGACGGCTGGGTCGAGTTCGGCGTGGTCATCCTGGTCGGCCTCGCGATGGTGTGCCTGGTGGTCTTCGTCGAGCAGGCGCAGCGCCGGATCCCGGTCCAGTACGCGAAGCGCATGATCGGTCGCCGTGCGTACGGCGGCACCTCGACCTACATCCCGCTCAAGGTGAACCAGGCGGGCATCATCCCCGTCATCTTCGCCTCGTCGCTGCTGTACATCCCGGCGCTGGTCGTGCAGTTCAGCGGGTCCCAGGCGGGCTGGGCCACCTGGATCCAGAAGCACTTCGTCAAGGGCGACCACCCGTACTACATCGCCGCCTACTTCCTCCTGATCGTCTTCTTCGCGTTCTTCTACGTGGCGATCTCGTTCAACCCCGAGGAAGTTGCAGACAACATGAAGAAGTATGGTGGGTTCATCCCGGGCATCCGCGCCGGTCGGCCCACCGCCGAGTACCTCAGCTACGTACTCAACCGGATCACCTGGCCGGGGTCGCTGTACCTGGGTCTCATCGCTCTTGTGCCGACGATGGCGTTGGCCGGCTTCGGAGCGAACCAGAACTTCCCGTTCGGCGGGACGAGCATCCTGATCATCGTGGGTGTGGGTCTGGAAACCGTGAAGCAGATCGAGAGCCAGCTCCAGCAGCGTAATTACGAAGGGTTCCTCCGCTGATGCGAATCGTCCTCGTTGGACCGCCCGGTGCGGGCAAGGGAACGCAGGCTGCGTTCCTTGCCAAGAACCTGTCGATTCCGCACATCTCCACGGGTGACCTGTTCCGGGCCAACATCAGCCAGGGCACCGAGCTGGGCAAGCAGGCGAAGGCGTACATGGACGCCGGCGACCTGGTTCCCGACGAGGTGACCATCGGCATGGCGAAGGACCGCATGGAACAGCCGGACGCCGTGAACGGCTTCCTGCTCGACGGTTTCCCGCGCAACGTCTCGCAGGCCGAGGCGCTCGACGTGATGCTCCAGGCCGAGGGCATGAAGCTCGACGCCGTCCTCGACCTGGAGGTCGAGGAGGAGGAGGTCGTCAAGCGGATCGCCGGTCGGCGGATCTGCCGCAACGACTCCTCGCACGTCTTCCACGTGACGTACGCCCCGGCCAAGGCCGAGGGCGTCTGCGACACCTGCGGTGGCGAGCTCTACCAGCGCGGCGACGACTCCGAGGCCACGGTCCGCAACCGGCTGGAGGTCTACCACACGCAGACCGAGCCGATCATCGACTACTACAAGGCCCAGGGCCTGCTGGTGACCATCCCCGCCCTCGGTGAGGTCGCGGACGTCACCAGGCGCGCGATGGACGCGCTCAAGAAGTAGTACGCGTTCGTGCCTACGGCCGCGGTGTCCTGGAGACGCCGCGGCCGTCTGCATGAGGCGTAGGACGGCGACCTCGGCCAATAATTGAGGAACCACAGCGGAGAGCAACCACCTCCGCGAGAGCGGCGGCGGTTCAGCCGCACGGAAGGGCAGGCATTTCCCATGGTCCAGATCAAGACCCCCGAGCAGATCGCGAAGATGCGCGAGGCAGGGCTGGTCGTCGCGGCGATCCACGCCGCGACCCGTGAGGCGGCCGTGCCGGGCGCCACGACGCGGGATCTGGACATGGTGGCCCGCAAGGTCATCGCGGACGCCGGGGCCAAGTCGAACTTCCTCGGCTACGGCGGCTTCCCCGCGACCATCTGCACCTCGGTGAACGAGGTCGTCGTCCACGGCATCCCGGACGACAAGACCGTCCTCAAGGACGGCGACATCATCTCGATCGACGCGGGTGCGATCGTGGACGGCTGGCACGGCGACGCCGCGTACACCGCGTTCGTGGGCACCGGTCACGCCCCCGAGCTCCTGGAGCTCTCCCGGGTGACCGAGGAGTCCATGTGGGCCGGCATCGCCGCGATGAAGCTCGGCAACCGCCTCGTGGACATCTCCAAGGCGATCGAGACGTACATCAAGCGCCAGCCCCGCCCCTCCACGGGTGAGCACAGCCTCGGCAAGTTCGGGATCATCGAGGACTACGGCGGCCACGGCATCGGGACCGAGATGCACATGGACCCCCACCTGCTGAACTACGTCTCGCGCAAGCGGGGCAAGGGGATCAAGCTGGTGCCGGGCCTGTGCCTGGCGATCGAGCCCATGGTCTCGCTGGGTACCGCCCAGACGGAGGTCCTTTCGGACGACTGGACGGTCATCACGACCGACGGCACCTGGTCCTCGCACTGGGAGCACTCCGTCGCGCTGACGGAGGCCGGTCCCATCGTCCTGACCAGCCCGGACTGCGGCAAGGCGAAGCTGGCGGAGTACGGAGTCACCACGGCCCCGGACCCCCTCGGTTAATGATCTAGACTCTGGGGCAAACTTTCCGGATTCGTCTTTCTGGGTGCCCTGACGTAGACTGACTCGTCGGCTCTCGTGCACTTCCATGTCTGCATGGCGCACGGAGCCGATCAAGGTAGCCGATTCGAAAGGCGAAGCGTGGCCAAGAAGCAAGGTGCCATCGAAATCGAGGGCACCGTGATCGAGTCCCTCCCGAACGCCATGTTCAAGGTGGAACTCCAGAACGGTCACAAGGTCCTCGCGCACATCAGCGGCAAGATGCGCATGCACTACATCCGCATCCTCCCCGATGACCGGGTCGTTGTGGAGCTGTCTCCGTACGAC encodes:
- the rplV gene encoding 50S ribosomal protein L22 yields the protein MEARAQARYIRVTPMKARRVVDLIRGMDATEAQAVLRFAPQAASVPVGKVLDSAIANAAHNYNHPDASTLVISEAYVDEGPTLKRFRPRAQGRAYRIRKRTSHITVVVSSKEGSR
- the rpsC gene encoding 30S ribosomal protein S3, encoding MGQKVNPHGFRLGITTDFKSRWYADKLYKDYVKEDVAIRRMMTSGMERAGISKVEIERTRDRVRVDIHTARPGIVIGRRGAEADRIRGDLEKLTGKQVQLNILEVKNPELDAQLVAQAVAEQLSSRVSFRRAMRKSMQGTMKAGAKGIKIQCGGRLGGAEMSRSEFYREGRVPLHTLRANVDYGFFEAKTTFGRIGVKVWIYKGDVKNIAEVRAENAAARAGNRPARGAQGAGDRPAGRGGRGGERGGRGGRKPQQAAGAEAPKADAPAAAPAESTGTEA
- the rplP gene encoding 50S ribosomal protein L16, whose translation is MLIPRRVKHRKQHHPKRSGMAKGGTEVSFGEYGIQALTPAYVTNRQIESARIAMTRHIKRGGKVWINIYPDRPLTKKPAETRMGSGKGSPEWWIANVHPGRVMFELSYPNEKIAREALTRAAHKLPMKCRIVKREAGES
- the rpmC gene encoding 50S ribosomal protein L29; its protein translation is MAAGTKASELRELGNEELVGKLREAKEELFKLRFQAATGQLENNGRLKSVRKDIARIYTLMHERELGIETVESA
- the rpsQ gene encoding 30S ribosomal protein S17 — translated: MSENNVTEKTERGFRKTREGLVVSDKMDKTVVVAVEDRVKHALYGKVIRRTNKLKAHDEQNAAGVGDRVLIMETRPLSASKRWRIVEILEKAK
- the rplN gene encoding 50S ribosomal protein L14, with amino-acid sequence MIQQESRLRIADNTGAKEILCIRVLGGSGRRYAGIGDVIVATVKDAIPGGNVKKGDVVKAVIVRTVKERRRQDGSYIRFDENAAVILKNDGDPRGTRIFGPVGRELREKKFMKIISLAPEVL
- the rplX gene encoding 50S ribosomal protein L24, with product MKIKKGDLVQVITGKDKGKQGKVIVAFPAENRVLVEGVNRVKKHTKAAQNQAGGIVITEAPVHVSNVQLVVEKDGKKVVTRVGYRFDDEGNKIRVAKRTGEDI
- the rplE gene encoding 50S ribosomal protein L5 codes for the protein MATTPRLKTKYREDIAGKLREEFSYENVMQIPGLVKIVVNMGVGDAARDSKLIDGAIKDLTTITGQKPAVTKARKSIAQFKLREGQPIGCHVTLRGDRMWEFLDRTLSLALPRIRDFRGLSPKQFDGRGNYTFGLTEQVMFHEIDQDKIDRTRGMDITVVTTATNDAEGRALLRHLGFPFKEA
- a CDS encoding type Z 30S ribosomal protein S14, yielding MAKKALIAKAARKPKFGVRAYTRCQRCGRPHSVYRKFGLCRVCLREMAHRGELPGVTKSSW
- the rpsH gene encoding 30S ribosomal protein S8 — encoded protein: MTMTDPIADMLTRLRNANSAYHDTVVMPHSKIKSHIAEILKQEGFITGWKVEDAEVGKNLVLELKFGPNRERSIAGIKRISKPGLRVYAKSTNLPKVLGGLGVAIISTSHGLLTGQQAGKKGVGGEVLAYVW
- the rplF gene encoding 50S ribosomal protein L6, which encodes MSRIGKLPIQVPAGVDVTIDGSTVSVKGPKGSLSHTVKAPIAVAKGEDGVLNVTRPNDERQNKALHGLSRTLVANMITGVTTGYVKALEISGVGYRVLAKGSNLEFQLGYSHPILVEAPEGISFKVESPTKFTVEGIDKQKVGEVAANIRKLRKPDPYKAKGVKYAGEVIRRKVGKAGK
- the rplR gene encoding 50S ribosomal protein L18 — its product is MAYGVKIAKGDAYKRAAKARRHIRIRKNVSGTAERPRLVVTRSNRNIVAQVIDDLQGHTLASASTLDASIRGGEGDKSSQAQAVGALVAERAKAAGVETVVFDRGGNRYAGRIAALADAAREAGLKF
- the rpsE gene encoding 30S ribosomal protein S5, translated to MAGPQRRGSGAGGGERRDRKGRDGGPAAEKTAYVERVVAINRVAKVVKGGRRFSFTALVVVGDGDGTVGVGYGKAKEVPAAIAKGVEEAKKNFFKVPRIQGTIPHPIQGEKAAGVVLLKPASPGTGVIAGGPVRAVLECAGVHDILSKSLGSDNAINIVHATVAALQGLQRPEEIAARRGLPLEDVAPAALLRARAGAGA
- the rpmD gene encoding 50S ribosomal protein L30: MARLKITQTKSYIGSKQNHRDTLRSLGLKRLNDVVVKEDRPEFRGMVHTVRHLVTVEEVD
- the rplO gene encoding 50S ribosomal protein L15, with protein sequence MAENSPLKAHNLRPAPGAKTAKTRVGRGEASKGKTAGRGTKGQKARYQIPQRFEGGQMPLHMRLPKLKGFKNPFRTEFQVVNLDKLGALYPEGGEVTVADLVAKGAVRKNSLVKVLGQGEISVALQVSVDAVSASAKEKIAAAGGTVTELV
- the secY gene encoding preprotein translocase subunit SecY, translating into MLTAFARAFKTPDLRKKLLFTLGIIVLFRLGSHVPVPGVSYKNVQICVEQAGSSNGLFGLVNMFSGGALLQITIFALGIMPYITASIILQLLTVVIPKLETLKKEGQSGTAKITQYTRYLTVALAILQGTGLVATARTGALFQGCQAASEIVPDRSIFTTVVMVVTMTAGTCVVMWLGELITDRGIGNGMSILMFISIAAGFIGALWQIKLQGKIADGWVEFGVVILVGLAMVCLVVFVEQAQRRIPVQYAKRMIGRRAYGGTSTYIPLKVNQAGIIPVIFASSLLYIPALVVQFSGSQAGWATWIQKHFVKGDHPYYIAAYFLLIVFFAFFYVAISFNPEEVADNMKKYGGFIPGIRAGRPTAEYLSYVLNRITWPGSLYLGLIALVPTMALAGFGANQNFPFGGTSILIIVGVGLETVKQIESQLQQRNYEGFLR
- a CDS encoding adenylate kinase yields the protein MRIVLVGPPGAGKGTQAAFLAKNLSIPHISTGDLFRANISQGTELGKQAKAYMDAGDLVPDEVTIGMAKDRMEQPDAVNGFLLDGFPRNVSQAEALDVMLQAEGMKLDAVLDLEVEEEEVVKRIAGRRICRNDSSHVFHVTYAPAKAEGVCDTCGGELYQRGDDSEATVRNRLEVYHTQTEPIIDYYKAQGLLVTIPALGEVADVTRRAMDALKK
- the map gene encoding type I methionyl aminopeptidase, coding for MVQIKTPEQIAKMREAGLVVAAIHAATREAAVPGATTRDLDMVARKVIADAGAKSNFLGYGGFPATICTSVNEVVVHGIPDDKTVLKDGDIISIDAGAIVDGWHGDAAYTAFVGTGHAPELLELSRVTEESMWAGIAAMKLGNRLVDISKAIETYIKRQPRPSTGEHSLGKFGIIEDYGGHGIGTEMHMDPHLLNYVSRKRGKGIKLVPGLCLAIEPMVSLGTAQTEVLSDDWTVITTDGTWSSHWEHSVALTEAGPIVLTSPDCGKAKLAEYGVTTAPDPLG
- the infA gene encoding translation initiation factor IF-1, giving the protein MAKKQGAIEIEGTVIESLPNAMFKVELQNGHKVLAHISGKMRMHYIRILPDDRVVVELSPYDLTRGRIVYRYK